The Hypanus sabinus isolate sHypSab1 chromosome 2, sHypSab1.hap1, whole genome shotgun sequence DNA segment acatgttttttctttattttactttggcatttagGTCAGCCCCAACCCAAGCTGCTGCTGCTTCTGCTGCAGGAGGACCTCCTGGGGCACCTGGCGATGGAGCACCAGCCCCACCAGTCAACACAACCAGCAACAGAAGGCTGCAGCAAACACAGGCTCAAGTTGACGAGGTATGGAGTCAAGAAAAGAAAGCATAATCCCGATGGCATTTGATCAAAGTGTTAGAAAATATGGGACATGTTTCTTGAAAGTATATTTCTTCTGTGGAAAATAAAATAGCTATTCTCAGGTGACTGCTTTCTTCAGTAGAAAAGGGAAGTTGCAGAAATCATTTGAATGTGAACATTCCCAAGATTTTAATACACTTTCGAAGTAGGTCACCTTATCACATTTGGAGAAAGGATTATCCCTCCCTCTACGTATTCTGTCTTGCCTTTCAAAAAGGATTATGGAATTTAGAAACAAAACATGTCTGCTAAAATTtaggaatgaatgaatgaattaacTTTATCCTGAACATGCTCTCCATCTCTCATGAAAATGAGAAACAGGTTTCCCATGGCCCACTACTTACGCAATGAGGAATACTTAGAATGATGAAATCTTACCCCGAATGTGCTCTCTTTCCTAACCGAAACCTGTGTTGACCAATAGATGGTCCTGCATTTCCTCTTTAGCTGGTAAAACTGACAATGGTCAGCCATAGTGTCACACATGTTGAAATAGAAGCTACAGGCCATCTTGTCGATGCTGACCCTCAGTTATCTACATTATTTCCAATTACTGGGACTAGGTCCGTAGCCTACTATGTTTTTGGAAGATGGCACCAGAGCCCAGCAACTAATTGTGCACATTTCCCAAGGAAATCATCAAGTATTCCTGCTTAAAACTACTATAGCATAAATCTGCAGGCACAAACACTGCACGTGAAGTGTTTCTACAAAGCTGGCCATAGCTAAAATTAACTCTAGCCTGGAACTGGACCCGCTGCAATTTTTTACAACATGTTTACAACAAACACACTCAGCCTCAGGTAAGCTGGACACAGCGATACCTACCCTGGACTACTGTTTATCAACACCGTCATACCCTCATTATTAATAAGCTTTAGAACCTGTTTCTTTGCACCTCCCTCAACAACTGGATCATTGGCTTCCTCATCAGGACATCACAGTCAGTGTGGCTTGGTAATAGCTTCCTCTCCTCATTGAtagtcagcacaggtgcacctcaacAATGCATGCTTAGGCCACTGATCTACTCTctgcacttatgactgtgtggctaggtacagcttattgaggggtcagcagtggaaaaggtgaacagcttcaagtttctgggcatCAGCATCTCAAAGGATCCGACACATTGATGCAATTGTTAAAAAGGCACTCCAGTGGCTATCCTGCATTAGGAGCTTGAAGTGGTTTGTTATGGagccaaagactctagcaaatctctacagatgtacaatggagagcattctgaatagTTGGATCACCAGCTGGATTGGAGGCTCCAATACATAGAATTTAAAGAGGCTGCAGGTGGTTGAAGATTCAGCCAGTTCTGTCACAAGCACAATCTTTGACACCATTGAGAatatcttcaaaaagtgatgcctcaagagtgtggcattcatcattaatgaCCCTCACCAGCCAACCCTCTTATTGTTACCTTCAGGAGCTTTAGGACCaacacaatgttttaggaacaacttctcctCCAACATCAAATCTCTGAACAATCCATGAACTTATGAACACTACCTTCGTAGCTTTTGCTCTTTTATAGTATTTATTAATTTgtaatataataatttttatgtcttgcactgtactgctgctcaaAGTAacaaaatttcatgatgtatgtaagaaataataaaacagattttATGCCTTGGAGATTCAAATCTTCATCTAAATACCTCCAGAAATGTTTGAAAGTACTCACTTCCAGCACATAATTAAGCAAAACAATATTTTTCCTAAACTTCTTTATTTTGTGCTGGGTCCTGGGTCCGAGGACTAGCTTCATGCCAGTTTATTAAATTGGCTCATGCCATGACTTGATCTCCAGGATAGAGCCGAGGGAATGAATTTCAGCTTTGGTCTGGTCATCAATCCGAGAGAAATGTTTTTATAAGTAGTTAAGTCATAGCCTCAGATTGAGCCAGCTGTCAATGCGAATTGTTGCAccctgatgatgcaaagataaacATTCTAAAATAATGAAAATCTTAGAATGCCACTAATATAAAGAAACATGATAACACTAGGAAatgtaaaacaaaattaaattcacTCCAATAACTTAAAAACTGAAAATTACCTGACAGTACTTGAACTCCCTCTAACCGCTGTACTCCAtcattcagcatggaaacagtccctttggcccagaTCATCAATGCCAACTGTGTTGTCCAGCTAGCTAGTCCCATCTGTCTGTATTTGGGCTatagccctctaaacctctcctttccatgtacttatctaagtgACTTTTAAACATTGCTTATGTGGTCACCTCATGTGCTATTTCTGACAGCTCCTTCCAAATACACACTATCCTCTGTTAGGAGGCTGCCCCTGTTGGCAGCTGCACACAAAATATCATTGTGTCAATAAAAGAAACAAGGGAATGATCAAGTCTTCCTGTTTAGAACTGCCTCAGCTAAAATACAGAGACACAAATATGAGACTGGGAACCATTGAAAAGCGGAAGCCGTGTTGTGAGGGAATTTCACTTTGGAGTAGTAAGATCGAGATTGAGATCTCTGCATGAGTGGAAACCAATGAAAAGGGCAACTCTCATTGAATGCAACTTTCACttgggccaataaaaagaaactggGTTTAAATAGAGCAGCAGCCACAGTGTGAGCAGGCAGGGATCCCAGTCTTTAGCTGAAAaggctttgacgagaagaggTGCAAAAGTCAAGGTTCTGGAGGCCATTTTGGAACAGTCACTGATGAGTGGGCCTGTGTAGGAATGTGAGGTCTGAGCCTTTGACTTGGGAGGCTTTGACAAGGTGGAACAGACAGGCAGCAGGTAAGGTTATTTTTTAGCAATTAACTAAAGATATAAAATTACAACTGATTTAATACAGTAGGAATTGGGTGATGTGTTGTAACTGCAAGATATTGCAGCTGGTGGACCAGGGAGAGGAACAATTACCCGGACACTGTGTTTCCGAAGGCAGTCACACTAACTAGATTAACCACTTCAAAGTCGGTCTGTGGCAATAATTAAGAGGATGTGACTGCACATGAAGCAGGTAGGAGAATTCCAATGGTAATACCAGACAAGCCTCAGCAGGTTTGAGATTGCTGCTCCTTATGCAACTGAGGAAGGATGAGCAATGAAAGCAGGCTCCGtggttcagggagccattcagTGGTTGGGGTAGGTTGGAAGAGAGGGATAATGTAGCTGGAATTGGAGATggtatagtcaggggaacagacacaATTCTCTGTTGTAAGGACCAAGAGTCTTGAAGACTGTTGTTTGCCTGATGCCTGGGTTCAGGACATCTCATCTGACCTGAAGAGGAACGTGGAGTGGGAGAAGAAAGATCCGATTGTTGTGGTGCATGTGGTTACAACGATGTAGGAAGACCAAGGAAAGCGGTTCTGCTGAGGGACTTTGAGCAGCTAGAGAACAACATTGAAATGCAGAACCAGAAAGGTAatgatctctggattactactacCTGAGCCATGTGCAAATTGACAAAGGGTTAAGATCAGAGAGTTAAATGTGTGGCTTAAGAAGATTGTTGTGCGAAGCAGGTTTGAATTTTTGGGGAAAATGGCACAAGtaatggggaaggagggagctgttacAATGGAACTATGCTGGGACTAGGGTCCTGCTATAAATATTCACATAAATAGGACTGTGGATAGGGCTTGAAACTAAGCTGCAGGAGGATGGGTTCAACAGATTTTTCCAGAATATCTGGAAACAGAACAGAATTTTTCCAGTTCAACAGGTCTCCAGAATAAAGAATAAGACAAAAGGTTTAGAAATGGAAAAGAATTCAACATCAGACCATAtagagacaaaattgaaaagaagggtagtgaatacaggactgaaggtattatatttgaatgcatgcacaCACAGAATCAGCTAGACAATCTTGTAACACAGTTAAAATGGGTAGGTATGATGTCATGGCTGAAAGAGTATCTCAACCAGGAACTCATCCAAATATGTCCagatatcgaaaggacaggcaagtgGGCAGAGAGAGTGGAATGGTTTCCTTGGTTTGAATAAAATTTgaatcaaattcttagaaagtagtgacatagaaacagaagatgaagaatccttgtgggtagctAAGAAAGTGGAAGGACTAATGGGATTTATATACAGGACTCTGACCAGCAGTCAGGATCTGGGATACAATTTAAAATGGAGGCAGAAAAGATGTGTTAAAAGGGCAACGTTACTATGACCATggcgatttcaatatgcagatagattaggAAAATTGGGTtagtactggatcccaagagaaagaatttgtagaatgcctatgagatgactgTTTAGCACAGCCTGTGGtcgagcccactagggaaaagggAATTGGGTGTGGTGTAATGAAACAgaattgattaggaagcttaaggtgaaggaagccttaggaggcagtgatcaaattatgatagaattcagcctgcagacagagagggagaaacTAAAATTAGCTGTGTCCATCTAATTTTGTTGAAAACcttttggaatactttgaggaaataacaggcagatagacaaaggagagtcagtggatgttgtttaataggattttcagaaggcctttgacaggtgcAGTACATGAGGTTGCCAAAGatgataagagtccatggtattacaggaaagatattggtcTGGACAGTAGATTGGCTGAATCGTAGAAgacagagtggaaataaaaggggccCTTTCAGGTTAGCTGTCATTTACTAGGGGCCGCAGGAGTCTGTGTTGTTTCCACTACTTTTCACCTTATACTCTATGATCAGGATGACAAACGGGTGGATGATACAGTGGGTGTAGAGATAGGTAATGTTGCATAAGCAGTGAGTCTGAGGAAGGATTTAAATAGATTaatagaatgggaaaagaagtggtatGTGTAATACAGCGTAGAAAAGTGAATGGTCAtctactttggtagaaagaatgaaGGCATAGTTGATtttctacaaaacaaagaaaaccgtagaacccattcaaagaaaaacatcaatcccTCCCCATGCACaaaaacaaattgcgcaaaccacaacaagaacatcaaccccggCCCCCACGTGCcaaaaaacaaattgtacaaacagCAGCAAGAAAGAGCAAGCAAAGACACAAAACATAAAAAACATAAACTAGAAAGGATCCAATTGACCAATGACCACAGaccatcctccaacagcatcaagggaaagagagagacctTTTGAGTGCAGTGAGATACCAGCAATGGTTGCATCAAAAATATAAGCCCATTTATATCTGAGGAAAAAAAGATAGGATCATTCAACATTCTACTGCTGTATTTTGCAAGTAGTAGGTAGATCAACAGTTGAAGATCCTGGTGGAGAAAAGAAATATTGTTACGTGCAATACCATCTCAGCAGCAAAAATATTCATTATTTGACCTCATGATATTCTGAAGTGTCTTATGTCCAAACAAAAATTTTAAAGGAGCAATTTTAAATTGCTGCGAGATCATTGCTGAGATGCAGCAGGTCTCACAAATAGCCATGAGATAAATGACCCATTAAACTGTTGCACTGATGTTGGTTAAGAAGTAGTTATCAGTTGAACTTCAATGCTCCAGAGTTCCCAATGAGAAGGCAGATGCAGCCTTTGTTTATCATCTCATCTGAAGGTCAGATAGCCTAGGGATGAGCTGGAACCATTTAGACAAGTGTAGTCGCCAGACCAGGGTGCTGGGATAGAAGAGATTCAATTATCTTATTCAGAATGGCAAAATTCTGTTCCATTTTAGTTATATTGTTGGCTCCTTATAAGCTTAATGGGACCTGTTCTCTCACCAAGAGATTCCCATGCTCCTTAGAAATTCACcactgttaagttttgtaacttcaaagatATTAGACTAATTTGAATGAAGACAGGAGTCCGAAATGTGGGTGTAACTTCATCTTTAATTTAAGCAAGGTGCACACATATCATGTGGTAGGGTGATgacatagtgtgtgtgtgtgtgtgtgtgtgtgtatttttacaTCTCATAATTATTGAaacaacaagaatgcttaattaaactatATATGGAAAAAGaacactcaaatattattgaaatacaaAATATACAACTGTTTCCACGCTCATTAAATTTGTAAAGCTATCTATGGTCAGTAATATAGTGGCAGATGTGTTCAAACCACAAGCTTTACAACAGAACGTGGGACTCCATGAAAactgcccctccccacacaacACAGGGCTTCGTGAAAATTGTCCCTCCCCACACAACACAGGGCTCCATGAAAactgcccctccccacacaacACAGGGCTTCGTGAAAATTGTCCCTCCCCACACAACACAGGGCTCCATGAAAATTGTCCCTCCCCACACAACACAGGGCTCCATGAAAACTGCCCCTCTCCACACAACACAGGGCTCTGTGAAAATTGTCCCTCCCCCCACAATCCTATTGCTTGTTCCACCTCATACATACATGTGTACTCACTCTCCTGCAGGACTGACTGACAAAACTTCAGACTCCTATGAATATGCTGGCCCTGTTTGAAGTCAGAACCTGTAGATGTTAAACACAAGTATAAAATACCTTTTCAATGAATGAGATGGCTTTAAAGAGAACACAAGCAACAGGACTCTAGTGAGTTATAAGGAGCATGGGACCCGGGCAATGGTGAGTTTACAAGAAAACATGGGAACAGTAAATTTATAAAGACAACGGGCTCTGGCCTATTGATTTTATAAGGAGCAGGGGAACTAAGCCCTGTCAAGCTTATAAGGGAATAAGAAATAGGATTTTCACATTGTTGGATAACAGATTACCAGAGTTTTACTGTATATCCTGTTGCAAACAAAATGGGAAAAGCAGAAGATATTAAACTTAAATCAAGAAAATATATTTGCCTGTGGATTTCTCAAAGTGATTAAAgttcagagccaggagttgaaaTGCATAACGTCAGTCTGTTTCCCCTAGGTAGTGGATATCATGCGAGTGAACGTGGACAAAGTTCTCGAACGAGATCAGAAGCTGTCGGAGCTCGATGATCGTGCTGATGCCCTCCAGGCTGGTGCATCACAATTTGAAACAAGCGCTGCTAAACTGAAGAGAAAGTATTGGTGGAAAAACTGCAAGGTGAGCCTTTGTAAATAAAATTGAGTACCAGATGCTATAAATCTGGTCAATGCCAGAGAGCAAAATATATGAGCTTGACAATTGCCAGTGTGACTGGGACCAATTCTACCAAATACTCGTTGCTCTTAAACTTGTGAAATATTAAGGTGGCAATTTAATATTAAAATTGCAAGTATTATCTTTATAATTCTCTGTTTACTGGAAAGTTGATGTAATTAAACCTGGGAAGGTGTAAATTTCAATTTGATTATAGTTCTAAAAGGACTAAATGATCATTTAGACAAAATCAGCCTTTAGTGAATCAGAAATGGGAAATAAAGCTATGAAAGTGCCACATTACATCCATGATATATTTTAGTGGCATTAGCATGTAATCATGTTTTATTCTTTTAGGCTCAGTTATTATAATCAATAGTCCTTGTGCCTTTGGTAAAATGTTCATGAAAATCACAAGCACTAACATAAATGGCAGATAAATTCCATGCGTCTGAAAGGCATCTGGAAGGAGTGGGGAGACACATAACTCACTAACCGTTAGCCTCATGATAGCTTCAGAATCTTTCTGAACTCCCCAAGCCAGTCATTGGATACTAATACAAATATTAAAGTAATAAAGCTATTCAAATATCAGGACTACTTTAATATGAGCCCAACGTAATATTGATCAGAAAACTGTTACAGTTTACGGGGATATTTCCCCTCTGCAATAATTCACAGAATTATAAATTTGTCTTAGATTGAAGAAATGTAATTATAtttattccatttgccctctctCCTTTCACTTCCATTTTTATCATTTtaaacctgtttttttttactcagatttGTCTTTTAAGGTGTGTTTTATTAAGTATTTTAGAAAACTGTATTACTGACTTGCAATGCTTTAATAGATTACATTGGAGAGGTTACTGCAAGTTTGGAAGTAACTGTGACCTCTGAAGTAATTGAAAACAAGTGCAAACTCATTTTCCACCAGCTGTATACTCAAATTGCAAAAACTTTCAACGTTACACCACTCAAATGCCAGGTTGAAGTCTTGTACATTTTAAAGTCTGAAGATCAAGTGTTACAGAATGAATGATTTCCCATGTGCTCCCAGAGTAACCTAAAATTGTATAAGCAATAACTGTGCAATGCCATAGTTATAAATTTCAGTTTACAATGATTACTTATTCTGCCAACAGCAAGATTTCATTTAGATAGGATGACCTTCCAATAGTCTGTGAAAGATAAAATATGGGGGttttagaaaaaaaattatatgGAAATAGGAATTTTGTTTACCTTTGGCCATTTTAACAATTATGATTACATATATTGTCAGTCTTATTTTAGCATAATCCTGTAAACGCCTTCAAGCAAGCTCATGATTTTGTTCCTAATTCAACAgtatgcatttgaaaatatatgGTCAAGAATGATGTCAGATAAAGAGTATCATTCAACCTTACTGTTTTCAAAAAAACACGTTTAAAATTTTAGTTTACAAATTTTTTTATCTTAATTATACTCCTGCTTCCTGCCTACGAAGTCTTACTTCCTGTTAtcgtattttgttttattttgatccTAAATTTCAGTACAGTATCTCTATTCCATCATCCATAAAAATTCTGTTCTACTTGGTACTTTTCCTCTTTAGACTTATAACAGAGGCACAAACTCCTTTGATTCAATGGTTTTAACTAATCTATGTTCCCAATTTGCCATTTAACTATACAAAACAAATTCCCAGAATTTACTATAAAAATCAGTCTTGCCTTTCTCAGTTTAATATCTGATCATGTGCACAAAGCTGCTTGAAATGGGAGATGGATATGATTTGCCATCTTCTGCAGTAGTACCACGACTTAAGTGAAGCCACAGAATACTTAAATGAATGAGATTGAACCGCTGTTAATGAAATACCACAGTATTCACAGGAGGAGGTAAAAACATAACTAATGGGCTCAACACCAAATTAGAGCAGATGAGTGAGAAGAGCAGGGGTGTGTGAAGAGAATAGGCTTGCTTACAGGGAACTCAGTGGGAAGGGGATAGAGTAGTTCCATGAGATGTCATCATCTCAATAAGACAAATGGCCACCACTTGTGTCATAAGGAAATAGAAATATATAAAGTAAGTACACAGGAAAAAATGGATTCA contains these protein-coding regions:
- the LOC132379737 gene encoding vesicle-associated membrane protein 2-like, producing the protein MSAPTQAAAASAAGGPPGAPGDGAPAPPVNTTSNRRLQQTQAQVDEVVDIMRVNVDKVLERDQKLSELDDRADALQAGASQFETSAAKLKRKYWWKNCKMMIILGAICAFIIIVIIIYFCT